Within Gemmatimonadota bacterium, the genomic segment TCGCCGTGCGCCGGGTCATCGCAGGGGACGGCGAGGATCTTGTCGTCCGGCTCGCCCTTGTCGAGCATCTTGAGCACACCCACCGGGCGCACGTCGATCAGGCACCCGGTGAAGGTCGGCTCCTTGATCATCACGAGGACGTCGAGCGGGTCGTTGTCCTCGTGCAGGGTGCGCGGGATGAGCCCGTAATCGCCGGGGTAGTGTACGGCCGAGTAGAGCACCCGGTCGAGGCGGAACATCCCCGAGTCCTTGTCGAGCTCGTACTTGTTGCGGGCCCCTTGCGGGATCTCGATCACCGCGGTGACGACCTCGGGGGGATGCTTGCCCGCGGGCAGGTCCTTCCACGGGTGGATCATGCGCGCCCTCCTTGGCGTGCGGCATCC encodes:
- a CDS encoding inorganic diphosphatase, whose protein sequence is MIHPWKDLPAGKHPPEVVTAVIEIPQGARNKYELDKDSGMFRLDRVLYSAVHYPGDYGLIPRTLHEDNDPLDVLVMIKEPTFTGCLIDVRPVGVLKMLDKGEPDDKILAVPCDDPAHGEYFDIADLPQHYLREVEHFFAIYKDLEGKRVELLGWEKSDVAMRVIEESIVRYAEAYLSQGP